In the Deferribacter desulfuricans SSM1 genome, GGGTGAGTAGAAATGCACTAAAATCTCTTCTTTTATATCCAAAACAGAGTTTTCATTAACTGTGATATCCACATCGTATTTTTTGATATAAAAATATTCAGCATGAGCTATGGCAGTAAAAGCAAAAAGTAGTATTGTAAAAAGATTTATAATTATTTTCATCTTTAACCCTTTTTAAGAAAAACTTACTTTTACATTTTCTCTTTCTTTTTCTTCGATTTCAAAGAATTCACGCTTTTTAAAATTAAACATGTTTGCAATAATCACAGATGGGAAAGATTCGCATAAGATGTTGTAATCTCTGACTACAGCATTGTAGTATCTTCTGGCATTTTGAATGTTATCTTCAATTTCGTTCAAAGTGTTTTGAAGGTTTAAAAAGTTTTCGTTTGCCTTTAAATCAGGATAATTTTCTGCTAGTGCGAAAATTGTTTTTAATGCGCCTGTCAGCATATTTTCTGCTTGTGCTTTTTCTTCTATATTTGTTGCATTC is a window encoding:
- a CDS encoding LemA family protein → MIGYIILGLIILIILGLIYYYNKFIKLKNQVDESWSGIDVQLKRRYDLIPNLVETVKGYAKHEKETLENVIKARNMAMNATNIEEKAQAENMLTGALKTIFALAENYPDLKANENFLNLQNTLNEIEDNIQNARRYYNAVVRDYNILCESFPSVIIANMFNFKKREFFEIEEKERENVKVSFS